In the Larimichthys crocea isolate SSNF chromosome XXI, L_crocea_2.0, whole genome shotgun sequence genome, one interval contains:
- the LOC113744205 gene encoding monocarboxylate transporter 2 → MDSPVKAQKVRTAVAPPVAPDGGYAWFIMLSCFLVFGLTFGVIKAFGVFYVEIHEYFGTTATETSWITSIAVATIHVVAPIASALSAFYSHRFVVITGGLICSLGVVFGAFARNLIELYLTVGFLNGFGYALTWTPTVTMLGLYFEKRRPVANALASAGECILTFVFTPLFQLLIDSYSWRGALLILGGLQLNLCVCGMLLRPLKSTNMTCEVKAEEEGLSLELVPKDSNNRTKRPELRTKILHYVDYTLITNAHFMVYTMFGVFAALGFFAPALFLVPYARSKGIEEYQQLAATVILLGTVLLLCPLASSFSELATFSAAYGLVFGATVSIHITVLAEVVGVHRLGSALGFFMLIRSTGGLFGPPIAGFFIDRMSDYGAGFLMAGVSLIMSAMFLLLLHQMNHRARGQLPKYAK, encoded by the exons ATGGACTCTCCAGTGAAGGCTCAGAAGGTGAGGACAGCTGTAGCACCACCAGTGGCCCCTGATGGTGGCTATGCCTGGTTCATCATGCTCTCCTGTTTCCTGGTCTTTGGCCTGACGTTTGGGGTCATTAAGGCCTTTGGTGTATTCTATGTTGAGATACACGAATACTTTGGGACAACAGCAACAGAGACATCTTGGATTACCTCTATTGCGGTGGCTACCATTCACGTTGTGG ctcccATTGCATCTGCTCTGAGTGCTTTCTACAGCCATCGCTTTGTCGTGATAACAGGAGGACTGATATGCAGCTTAGGAGTTGTGTTTGGGGCTTTTGCCCGTAACCTAATTGAACTCTACTTAACAGTGGGGTTCCTAAATG GTTTTGGCTATGCATTGACATGGACCCCCACAGTGACTATGCTCGGCTTGTATTTTGAGAAGAGGCGTCCGGTGGCAAATGCTTTGGCCAGCGCTGGAGAGTGCATCCTTACGTTTGTATTCACACCCCTGTTCCAGCTGTTGATTGACAGTTACTCCTGGAGGGGTGCTTTGCTAATCCTTGGGGGTCTGCAGcttaacctgtgtgtgtgtgggatgctGCTGAGGCCCCTAAAATCCACCAACATGACATGTGAGGtcaaagcagaggaagagggcTTGTCCCTGGAATTGGTGCCAAAAG ACTCAAACAACAGGACTAAGAGGCCTGAACTAAGGACCAAAATCCTTCACTACGTAGATTATACCCTCATCACCAATGCACACTTCATGGTCTACACAATGTTTGGGGTGTTTGCTGCACTGGGTTTCTTTGCCCCAGCTCTCTTCCTGGTTCCATATGCTCGTAGTAAAGGGATTGAGGAGTACCAA CAGCTGGCAGCTACAGTGATTCTCCTGGGCACTGTGTTACTCCTCTGCCCACTAGCTTCGTCGTTCTCAGAGCTGGCTACTTTCAGCGCAGCTTACGGCCTGGTATTCGGTGCCACAGTCTCCATCCACATCACAGTGCTGGCTGAGGTTGTGGGCGTCCACAGGCTTGGAAGTGCATTGGGGTTCTTCATGCTAATACGCAGTACCGGAGGCCTGTTTGGACCACCCATTGCTG GGTTCTTCATAGACAGGATGAGTGATTACGGAGCGGGTTTCCTCATGGCAGGAGTGTCTCTCATCATGTCTGCGAtgttcctgctcctcctccatcaaATGAACCACAGGGCCAGGGGTCAACTACCGAAATATGCGAAATGA